In a genomic window of Methanogenium sp. S4BF:
- a CDS encoding DUF2769 domain-containing protein — translation MALKAATLDEVLGMCICMTCPSWVNCGEKGGYCVDAIGKSACIHEEKGCVCRNCQAFKNAGLKHISFCTKGSADEQSKM, via the coding sequence ATGGCACTAAAGGCTGCTACATTGGATGAGGTGCTCGGCATGTGTATTTGCATGACCTGTCCGAGCTGGGTCAATTGCGGAGAGAAGGGTGGATACTGTGTTGATGCGATCGGAAAGAGTGCATGCATCCATGAGGAAAAAGGGTGCGTCTGTCGCAACTGTCAGGCATTCAAAAATGCAGGACTGAAACACATCAGTTTCTGCACAAAAGGTTCAGCAGATGAACAATCGAAGATGTGA
- a CDS encoding acyltransferase, giving the protein MKNKARYFDEINILRAFAILAVISIHVSDHFKIMGGITLLTLVYMAIDAFCHFAVPLFICISGFVLYNKYSGAVDVKTFYEKRMKSVLPQYLIFSTFYLGVTYAGSLVLGTSVSFDIPHIIYRYLTGGCYYHLWFFVLIIQFYLLYPAIVRIYDYCTSRGQTSALLFASFLIGVIYNSSPIPDVYIMGTATPILGVATLFIGYLFYFILGMVVLSRYDEVLKYVPDRSVYWMAIPLICGTVLGIFGYAQKFFAYDLTLIHPFVGQYWQYIAAALTPLFYVLIFALCLSLSLHLVANRTRNVILLEKIGHYSFGIYLVHASFVSLFVVVFPYAGFDWNDWLFYPVTFCLVLILSYLSVEILQKLPYSKYIIGTTR; this is encoded by the coding sequence ATGAAGAATAAGGCCCGTTACTTCGATGAAATCAATATTTTACGGGCCTTTGCCATTTTAGCCGTAATCAGCATTCACGTTTCGGATCATTTCAAGATAATGGGTGGCATTACGCTACTGACGTTGGTATACATGGCAATTGATGCGTTCTGTCATTTTGCCGTACCTCTGTTCATATGCATATCCGGCTTTGTCCTGTACAACAAATATTCCGGTGCAGTAGATGTCAAAACGTTCTATGAAAAACGCATGAAATCCGTTCTGCCCCAATATCTTATCTTTTCGACATTTTATCTGGGAGTGACCTATGCAGGCTCACTGGTGTTGGGCACATCCGTCAGTTTTGACATTCCCCATATCATATACCGATACCTGACAGGCGGATGCTATTATCACCTCTGGTTTTTTGTCCTGATTATCCAGTTTTATCTCCTCTATCCTGCCATCGTCCGGATCTACGATTATTGCACGTCGAGAGGCCAAACGTCAGCACTCCTCTTTGCCTCCTTCCTCATCGGAGTGATCTACAATTCCTCTCCGATACCCGATGTATACATCATGGGAACTGCCACCCCGATACTGGGGGTGGCTACCCTGTTTATCGGATATCTGTTCTATTTCATATTGGGGATGGTTGTTCTGAGCAGATATGACGAAGTGCTGAAATATGTCCCGGACAGATCCGTGTACTGGATGGCGATACCCCTGATTTGCGGCACCGTTCTTGGTATCTTTGGCTACGCTCAGAAATTCTTTGCCTATGACCTCACCCTCATCCATCCCTTTGTCGGACAGTACTGGCAGTATATTGCTGCGGCACTCACGCCCTTGTTTTATGTGCTCATATTTGCCCTCTGCCTCAGCCTCTCCCTGCATCTTGTAGCCAACAGAACCCGGAACGTGATACTCCTGGAAAAAATCGGCCATTATTCATTCGGCATCTACCTGGTTCATGCCTCCTTTGTGTCGCTTTTCGTCGTCGTATTCCCCTATGCCGGATTCGACTGGAATGACTGGCTGTTCTATCCCGTGACCTTTTGTCTGGTTCTCATTCTGAGTTACCTCTCGGTTGAGATTCTCCAAAAGCTCCCCTATAGCAAATACATTATTGGCACTACCCGATAG
- a CDS encoding ORC1-type DNA replication protein: MRHNFLMSNETLFRDLDVLDIDHMPEIFRFRDTQLRQIAECIRPAIHGGRPLNMILRGPPGTGKTTSVKRCFTEIEEAIPGIIPVFVNCQTVQTEYRVFRKIYAAVFRQKPPVSGVSVPSLIEALCEELIRRGAVLLICLDDANFLFHDHILERVLRSLLRLHEEYPGVKTGVIATINSPDISILPFLSPSVISVFRPNEVIFPPYGEEEVRAILHDRVRAGLYPDVLPSKVLDAIVQETMRDTDLRVGISLLHAAVRLAESDGRKTVTGADVRTAVLRVGHPHLKQVVRGLREDERRMLCRMAVLHQTGEGEMVSGKLYRALQAEVPMCYTLFFERLEKFRNLGLIEMFRPPYHGNTRQIVLRYDAGTVREACGVG; the protein is encoded by the coding sequence ATGAGGCATAATTTTTTGATGTCGAATGAAACGCTCTTCAGGGACCTGGATGTTCTTGATATTGACCATATGCCGGAGATATTCCGGTTTCGTGACACGCAGCTTCGCCAGATCGCAGAGTGCATCCGGCCCGCCATCCACGGCGGCCGCCCCCTCAATATGATCCTGCGTGGTCCGCCGGGCACCGGGAAGACCACCTCGGTGAAACGGTGCTTCACCGAGATCGAAGAGGCCATACCCGGAATCATACCGGTCTTTGTCAACTGCCAGACGGTGCAGACCGAATACCGGGTGTTCCGGAAGATCTACGCCGCCGTGTTCCGCCAGAAACCGCCCGTCTCCGGCGTCTCCGTCCCCTCCCTCATTGAGGCCCTGTGTGAAGAACTCATCAGACGGGGTGCTGTCCTTCTCATCTGCCTCGATGATGCCAACTTCCTCTTCCATGACCATATCCTCGAGAGGGTGCTCCGCTCCCTGCTCCGGCTGCACGAGGAGTATCCGGGCGTCAAAACCGGTGTCATCGCCACAATCAACAGCCCGGACATCTCCATTCTCCCGTTTCTCAGCCCGTCGGTGATCTCGGTCTTCCGGCCCAATGAGGTCATCTTCCCGCCCTACGGGGAGGAGGAGGTGCGTGCCATTCTCCATGACCGGGTCCGGGCCGGGCTGTACCCGGACGTCCTCCCATCAAAGGTGCTGGATGCCATCGTGCAGGAGACGATGCGGGACACCGACCTCCGGGTGGGCATCAGCCTGCTGCATGCAGCAGTACGGCTGGCGGAATCCGACGGGCGCAAAACGGTGACCGGGGCCGATGTACGCACCGCCGTTTTGCGGGTCGGCCATCCCCACCTGAAGCAGGTCGTCCGGGGACTCCGGGAGGACGAGCGGCGGATGCTGTGCCGGATGGCCGTCCTGCACCAGACCGGGGAGGGGGAGATGGTCTCCGGCAAACTCTACCGGGCGCTGCAGGCAGAGGTCCCGATGTGCTACACGCTCTTCTTTGAACGCCTCGAAAAGTTCCGGAACCTGGGGCTGATTGAGATGTTTCGTCCCCCGTATCACGGCAATACCCGGCAGATCGTCCTGCGGTATGATGCCGGAACGGTCCGGGAGGCGTGCGGGGTCGGGTGA
- a CDS encoding type II toxin-antitoxin system HicB family antitoxin, giving the protein MSGCQELEGAGCGDSPQDALDTIQEAIELYLENARALGIIKDPEPSIPSRHTFTSIVEGEG; this is encoded by the coding sequence GTGTCCGGATGCCAGGAACTGGAAGGTGCCGGTTGCGGTGATTCACCCCAGGATGCACTTGATACTATCCAGGAGGCAATAGAGCTGTATCTGGAAAATGCCCGTGCTCTTGGCATCATAAAGGATCCTGAACCTTCCATACCATCCCGCCATACATTCACCTCAATTGTTGAGGGAGAGGGATGA
- a CDS encoding type II toxin-antitoxin system HicB family antitoxin: protein MPQTCDLPGCVATGATREEAEERMHEATQLHIEGLREDGFPVPMSRSSAIYVAVR, encoded by the coding sequence CTGCCTCAAACGTGTGATCTTCCAGGATGTGTGGCTACGGGAGCGACCCGCGAGGAGGCAGAAGAGCGAATGCACGAGGCTACCCAACTCCACATCGAAGGTCTGAGAGAGGATGGGTTTCCGGTACCCATGTCACGATCTTCAGCCATTTATGTAGCGGTCCGCTAG
- a CDS encoding nucleotidyltransferase domain-containing protein produces the protein MPGIGDGKRKPALVFICIPPSPELPGEITTSFGDSPIGEIKQDLTDSDKERIISQITTYLSGVDDLMIGYLYGSFPVRNDFHDIDIGLLVSGEREPYESFRYAMDIASGLEQSITPRFEVDCRILNSAPVLFQYEVVKTGIAVFVRDENIRIDFEADVMSGYLDQKPLFDRMDKMVLAPVRE, from the coding sequence TTGCCAGGCATCGGCGATGGAAAGAGAAAACCGGCGCTGGTTTTTATATGTATTCCACCTAGTCCCGAATTACCAGGTGAAATCACTACGTCTTTTGGAGATTCCCCGATAGGGGAAATAAAACAGGATCTGACCGATTCGGATAAAGAACGAATCATCAGTCAGATCACGACATATCTCTCCGGCGTAGATGATCTGATGATTGGGTATCTCTACGGTTCGTTCCCCGTTCGGAATGATTTTCATGACATTGACATCGGATTGCTTGTCTCCGGAGAGAGAGAACCCTATGAATCCTTCCGGTATGCCATGGACATCGCATCCGGCCTTGAACAGTCTATTACACCGAGGTTCGAGGTCGATTGCCGGATTCTTAATAGTGCACCTGTTCTGTTTCAGTATGAAGTGGTGAAAACAGGCATAGCGGTTTTTGTCCGTGACGAGAACATCCGGATTGACTTTGAAGCTGATGTGATGTCGGGATACCTTGATCAAAAACCCCTCTTTGACAGGATGGACAAAATGGTTCTCGCACCGGTGAGAGAATGA
- a CDS encoding LysR family transcriptional regulator, producing MNIQKYLAFVKTVECGSFTEAAKVMGYSQSGISRMINDLETEWNLSLLERGRSGAHLTSDGLKILPYVKSVCTEYQNLQTQINELKGLQSGLIRIGTFSSVATHWLPRIIKEFQKKYPDIEYELLLGDYTEIEKWILEGRVDCGFIRLPTNPGLETIFLERDRLMVVLPENHPLADCVHFPVEALCNDPFMLLEKGAKAEISEIFERHTISPKVHFITWDDYAIMSMVESGLGISILPELILQRIPYRVVVRELDVPAYRDIGLALKDMKSASLAVRRFLEYLPYRNNPERK from the coding sequence GTGAATATACAAAAATATCTGGCATTCGTTAAAACAGTGGAATGCGGGAGCTTTACCGAAGCTGCAAAAGTCATGGGCTATTCTCAGTCGGGAATCAGTCGCATGATCAATGATCTGGAAACAGAATGGAATCTTTCACTTCTTGAGCGCGGACGTTCCGGCGCACATCTCACTTCCGATGGCCTAAAAATCCTTCCGTATGTCAAAAGCGTATGCACCGAATATCAGAATCTCCAGACACAGATCAATGAATTAAAGGGACTTCAGTCGGGACTGATTCGAATCGGAACATTTTCCAGTGTGGCTACCCACTGGCTGCCGCGTATCATCAAAGAATTTCAGAAAAAGTATCCTGATATTGAATATGAGCTCTTACTCGGTGACTATACAGAGATTGAAAAATGGATTCTTGAGGGACGTGTGGACTGCGGTTTTATCAGGCTTCCGACAAATCCCGGACTTGAGACGATCTTTTTAGAGCGGGACCGGTTAATGGTGGTACTGCCGGAAAACCATCCACTGGCGGACTGTGTTCATTTTCCTGTTGAAGCATTATGCAATGACCCGTTTATGCTTCTGGAAAAAGGAGCAAAAGCTGAGATTTCTGAAATTTTTGAACGGCATACTATTTCACCAAAGGTTCATTTTATAACCTGGGACGATTATGCCATTATGTCAATGGTGGAAAGCGGGCTTGGGATCAGCATTCTCCCTGAACTGATTCTGCAGAGAATCCCTTATCGCGTTGTTGTAAGGGAACTTGATGTCCCTGCCTATCGTGATATTGGTCTTGCTCTGAAGGATATGAAATCCGCATCACTTGCAGTCAGGCGGTTTCTGGAATATCTGCCATACCGAAATAATCCGGAGAGGAAATAA
- a CDS encoding DMT family transporter has protein sequence MYLNSNYIKYIAALLLFGSNGIVASYIALSSNEIVLLRTLTGSLFLLLIFLCLHEEVHIRRYPQDFLYIVISGIAMGISWMFLFEAYTRVGVGIASLAYYCGPVIVMLVSPIIFREKIHISIVLGFISVLLGMICVNSPFISNGGLSFGLFCGIMSAVMYAVMLIFNKKATKIQGLENSLFQLSTSFVAVAVFTLITQGVAISIPAESILPLIILGVVNTGVGCYLYFSSIGGLPVQTVAICGYLEPLSAVVLSAIVLGECLSGIQEIGAVLIIGGAAFGELFRSRKLIREHNAEG, from the coding sequence GTGTACCTGAACAGTAATTACATCAAATACATCGCCGCACTGCTGTTGTTCGGCTCCAATGGTATTGTCGCGAGTTACATTGCCCTCAGCAGCAATGAAATTGTTCTGCTGCGTACGCTGACAGGTTCTTTATTTCTTCTTCTCATTTTCCTATGCCTGCATGAAGAGGTGCATATCCGCAGATATCCGCAGGACTTCCTCTATATCGTTATTTCAGGAATTGCTATGGGCATCAGCTGGATGTTCCTTTTTGAGGCCTATACCCGGGTAGGAGTCGGTATTGCCTCTCTTGCGTATTATTGCGGCCCGGTTATCGTGATGCTGGTATCTCCAATTATCTTCCGTGAAAAGATACACATTTCAATAGTACTCGGATTCATCAGCGTCCTTTTAGGCATGATCTGCGTGAACAGTCCTTTCATATCGAACGGTGGACTATCTTTCGGCCTTTTTTGCGGAATAATGTCTGCCGTTATGTATGCAGTGATGCTCATCTTCAACAAAAAGGCGACGAAGATACAGGGTCTTGAAAATTCTCTTTTTCAGTTATCGACGAGTTTCGTTGCTGTTGCCGTATTCACTCTGATTACGCAGGGAGTTGCGATTTCGATACCTGCGGAGAGTATTTTACCCCTTATCATTTTAGGGGTTGTAAATACCGGTGTCGGTTGTTATCTGTATTTCTCATCTATTGGCGGACTGCCTGTTCAGACGGTGGCAATATGTGGATATCTCGAACCGCTCTCGGCAGTGGTTCTCTCAGCGATAGTATTGGGAGAGTGCCTGAGTGGCATTCAGGAAATTGGTGCAGTGCTGATTATCGGCGGTGCTGCATTCGGGGAACTATTTCGAAGCAGAAAATTAATCAGGGAACATAACGCTGAAGGTTAA
- a CDS encoding ATP-binding protein, protein MKRFMYDTLLKWKDSGDRKPVIIEGIRQCGKTWILKQFGEAEFKDIAYFNFEYDDRLQTIFESDLNVSRIIKDLGILRNKSIRPGTTILILDEIQICPRAITSLKYFCENLPELHVAAAGSLLGVALAQMGKNVSFPVGKVQMLTMYPLHFPEYLLAKGEELLYEHLTNLSPDEKISAVFTGKLEEAYREYLITGGMPEVVTSWVNNHDIGLVETIQSEILSNYEKDFVKYASVSEFPKLTLIWNAIPAQLAKDNQKFIFSHVKKGMRARDLEDSLQWLISAGLIYKVEKIERPYIPVTTYADVTYFKIYFSDVGLLRRMSKFPADVVFDSSSLTADMRGILTENFVLTELIANNFQRPFFWKSGGIAEVDYIIQEGVDVVPVEVKSARRTRSRSLAEYRKKYRPRIAVRASINTIARHSDEYGDVLEMPLYLVWRLKAYL, encoded by the coding sequence ATGAAACGGTTTATGTACGATACTTTACTCAAATGGAAAGACAGTGGGGATCGTAAACCGGTGATTATTGAAGGAATCCGCCAGTGCGGGAAAACCTGGATATTAAAGCAATTTGGCGAGGCGGAATTCAAAGATATCGCGTATTTCAACTTCGAATATGATGACCGGCTGCAAACGATATTCGAAAGCGACCTGAATGTTTCAAGAATCATCAAAGACCTTGGCATCCTAAGGAATAAATCCATCCGGCCCGGAACAACCATCCTCATATTAGACGAAATTCAGATCTGCCCTCGTGCGATAACTTCCCTCAAATATTTCTGCGAAAACCTGCCCGAACTCCACGTAGCTGCCGCCGGTTCCCTGTTGGGTGTTGCTCTTGCACAGATGGGTAAAAATGTCTCATTTCCGGTTGGGAAGGTGCAGATGCTTACGATGTATCCTCTTCATTTCCCGGAATATCTCCTGGCAAAGGGTGAAGAACTCCTTTACGAACACCTGACTAATTTATCCCCCGATGAAAAGATATCCGCTGTATTTACCGGCAAACTGGAAGAAGCATATCGTGAATACCTGATTACGGGAGGTATGCCCGAGGTTGTCACCTCATGGGTAAATAACCACGACATCGGGCTTGTAGAAACAATACAAAGCGAGATTCTCAGTAATTATGAAAAGGATTTCGTGAAATATGCGTCCGTATCAGAATTTCCAAAACTTACCCTTATCTGGAATGCAATCCCTGCACAGCTTGCAAAGGACAATCAGAAATTCATATTCTCCCATGTAAAGAAGGGAATGCGTGCCCGTGATTTGGAAGATTCCCTGCAATGGCTGATCTCGGCAGGGCTCATCTATAAGGTCGAAAAAATTGAGCGGCCCTATATTCCGGTTACAACATATGCAGACGTTACATACTTCAAGATCTATTTCTCAGATGTAGGACTTTTACGCAGGATGAGCAAATTCCCGGCAGATGTCGTTTTTGACTCCTCTTCACTTACCGCCGACATGCGGGGGATTTTAACGGAAAATTTTGTGTTGACAGAACTAATTGCAAACAATTTCCAAAGACCATTTTTCTGGAAATCCGGCGGGATTGCCGAGGTTGATTATATCATACAGGAAGGCGTTGATGTCGTTCCGGTAGAGGTTAAATCAGCAAGAAGGACTCGTTCAAGAAGTCTTGCAGAGTACAGGAAAAAATACCGGCCGCGTATTGCTGTAAGGGCCAGTATCAATACTATTGCCAGACATTCGGATGAATACGGTGATGTTCTGGAAATGCCGTTATATCTTGTCTGGAGACTGAAGGCATATCTCTGA
- a CDS encoding Fic family protein produces MNKLPEKPPEGWDEIAIRTIEKIHLDPAFGKLVTEYNTRYLAWDDLTYRIPDPEKRMAAWAMMKMLRAVRYEAVPYPSLDLKYSTTPDISRSLHIFDQYLSGTIRIHNKTIKLEQSYIINSFMEESIASSILEGAVTAHKVAKDMLRKGREPRNTSEQMVINNYRAMRFIRAEKDTPLTPEFILALHRIVTGNTLDEAAVGHFRDNNEIVVNDPVTGVVYHTPPEYTEVPGLIDALCRFANATDDDDAGTFIHPIVRGIILHFLIGYIHPFEDGNGRTARSIFYWYVLSQGYWLFEYMPISRVILRSKKDYALAYLHTEYDEMDLTYFIRHQIRCIEEARKDLLAYIERKQSEQNATKAILKTIQDISQRQADILREMMEQSDEYFTIREISETHGVVYQTARTDLLDLAEKGYIRKEKRGREFIFIFNEECDLWK; encoded by the coding sequence ATGAACAAACTCCCTGAAAAACCACCCGAAGGATGGGATGAAATAGCCATTCGAACGATAGAAAAAATTCATCTTGACCCCGCGTTCGGAAAGCTGGTGACCGAATACAACACCCGCTATCTTGCCTGGGACGACCTCACGTACCGCATCCCCGACCCGGAAAAGAGGATGGCTGCCTGGGCGATGATGAAGATGCTTCGGGCCGTACGCTACGAGGCCGTCCCCTACCCCTCCCTCGACCTCAAGTACTCGACCACCCCTGATATCTCTCGTAGCCTTCACATCTTTGACCAGTATCTCTCGGGCACCATCCGGATCCACAACAAGACGATCAAACTCGAACAGTCCTACATCATCAACTCCTTCATGGAGGAGTCCATTGCCTCCAGCATCCTCGAAGGGGCGGTGACCGCCCACAAAGTCGCCAAAGATATGCTCAGAAAAGGGAGAGAACCGAGGAATACCTCCGAGCAGATGGTAATCAACAATTACCGGGCCATGCGCTTCATCAGGGCAGAGAAGGATACACCCCTGACCCCGGAATTCATCCTCGCCCTCCACCGCATCGTCACCGGGAACACCCTTGACGAGGCCGCCGTCGGACATTTCAGGGACAACAATGAGATCGTCGTCAACGACCCTGTCACCGGCGTCGTCTACCACACACCTCCGGAGTACACAGAAGTTCCCGGTCTCATCGACGCCCTCTGCCGGTTTGCAAACGCCACCGACGATGACGATGCAGGCACATTCATCCACCCCATCGTCAGGGGTATCATTCTCCATTTCCTCATTGGCTACATCCACCCCTTCGAAGACGGGAATGGCAGGACCGCACGGAGCATCTTCTACTGGTACGTCCTCTCGCAGGGCTACTGGCTCTTCGAGTACATGCCCATCTCCCGAGTCATCCTGCGGTCCAAAAAAGACTATGCCCTCGCCTACCTCCACACCGAATACGACGAGATGGACCTCACCTACTTCATCCGGCACCAGATCAGGTGCATCGAGGAAGCCCGAAAAGACCTGCTTGCCTATATCGAGAGAAAACAGAGCGAGCAAAATGCGACAAAAGCGATACTAAAAACGATTCAGGACATCAGTCAAAGACAGGCAGACATTCTCAGAGAGATGATGGAACAAAGCGACGAGTATTTCACCATCAGAGAGATTTCGGAGACACACGGCGTCGTCTACCAGACGGCCAGAACCGACCTCCTCGACCTCGCCGAGAAAGGCTACATCAGAAAGGAAAAACGCGGCAGGGAGTTTATATTCATCTTTAATGAAGAGTGCGACCTCTGGAAATAG
- a CDS encoding winged helix-turn-helix domain-containing protein has product MRLLEFLLPLEGIEFNVTELSEEAGVSRVTAGRVVRKFVEWGILNANDARIPQYSINPDSPIVQSIDSMNNSLIERMLGEEKIQEIRTYVHQHTARNVPVIPESSTEDVWARFSNGQDQGISNPEFSQGYCCEANGADSWLSVPPCVTASEFEPNFNRIYQ; this is encoded by the coding sequence ATGCGACTCCTTGAATTCCTGTTGCCTCTTGAGGGCATTGAATTTAATGTTACTGAATTATCCGAGGAGGCAGGAGTCAGTCGTGTTACGGCCGGCAGGGTGGTCAGGAAGTTTGTTGAATGGGGCATTCTCAATGCAAACGATGCCCGGATTCCACAATACTCAATAAATCCAGACTCCCCAATAGTTCAGTCAATTGACAGTATGAACAATTCATTGATTGAACGTATGCTTGGTGAAGAAAAAATCCAGGAAATACGTACCTATGTCCATCAGCACACTGCACGAAATGTCCCGGTAATCCCCGAATCATCGACAGAAGATGTATGGGCACGTTTTTCAAACGGGCAGGATCAGGGCATTTCCAATCCTGAATTTTCACAGGGATATTGTTGTGAAGCCAATGGGGCTGATTCATGGCTTTCTGTCCCACCTTGTGTAACGGCAAGCGAGTTTGAACCAAATTTCAATCGAATATACCAATAG
- a CDS encoding DUF2075 domain-containing protein, which produces MTLPCGYRSELSEFLEVSYSDWLGQLQNHHIQCMHEPASRSQITAWKNSFKVLQRELPKLIEAHPDACQWSILFEYELPREGGRRPDVVILGQGTIYVIEFKDFRVMHQAHVDQVDAYARDLQHYHALSHDYQVIPLLLLTKSASRFEKSEKVRIISPDTLVKAIIAQNISTDTSWIDPVAWLNADYSPLPSLISAARIIFNNEPLPHIRRALSAGIPQTIEALNGVAQKAKEKNERHLAFVTGVPGAGKTLVGIQFVYENVLVESVISKNAVFLSGNGPLVQVLKHALKTSVFVQDVHRFLKQYGGTKTKIPHEHIWIYDEAQRAWDAKQVEEKRGHSTSEPEDFLTIGERMDSWVLMIALIGEGQEIHLGEESGLPQWNEAIAEMEGSWTVHCPTKIASVFPDATAIQTNEALDLTITLRSHLAEDVSEWIQNVLDGDFVQARELADRMYEQGFDMYITTQLSLATEYVKDRYMGQSEKRYGLLASSKAKNLPDYGIHNEFNYTRTMKVGPWYNDPQDSPQSCCALHDVATEFSCQGLELDFPIVCWGSDFCWDEDQSQWKSPKVTRMNKARDPHRLRMNSYRVLLSRGRDGFIIFVPPEQRMASTYRALKAAGVREIRNEYADAVGVAVLSE; this is translated from the coding sequence ATGACACTTCCCTGCGGGTACCGGAGTGAACTATCTGAGTTTCTGGAGGTATCCTATTCTGACTGGCTGGGACAATTGCAGAACCATCATATCCAGTGCATGCATGAGCCTGCGAGTCGATCACAGATTACTGCATGGAAAAATTCGTTTAAGGTCCTTCAGCGGGAATTACCGAAATTGATTGAAGCCCATCCAGATGCATGCCAGTGGTCAATTCTCTTTGAATACGAATTACCGCGAGAAGGGGGACGCCGCCCTGATGTTGTCATCCTTGGACAAGGGACCATCTATGTCATTGAGTTTAAGGATTTTCGCGTGATGCATCAGGCACATGTGGACCAGGTAGATGCATACGCCCGTGATTTACAGCACTATCATGCTCTTTCGCACGACTATCAGGTAATACCCCTCCTCCTTCTGACAAAATCGGCATCACGCTTTGAAAAATCAGAAAAGGTCCGAATCATCTCACCCGATACACTGGTGAAGGCCATTATCGCCCAAAATATCTCAACGGATACCTCCTGGATTGACCCCGTTGCATGGCTCAACGCCGACTACTCCCCTCTGCCCTCTCTTATTAGTGCAGCGAGGATTATCTTCAATAATGAACCCCTCCCGCATATCCGCCGTGCCCTCAGTGCCGGCATTCCCCAGACCATCGAAGCACTCAACGGGGTTGCACAAAAGGCAAAGGAGAAGAATGAACGCCATCTGGCCTTCGTCACCGGCGTTCCCGGAGCAGGAAAAACACTTGTGGGCATTCAATTTGTCTATGAAAACGTCCTCGTTGAATCGGTCATCAGTAAAAATGCCGTTTTTCTCTCCGGGAATGGCCCACTGGTTCAGGTTCTCAAACATGCATTAAAAACCAGTGTCTTTGTGCAGGACGTGCACCGATTTCTCAAACAATATGGAGGAACGAAGACCAAGATTCCCCATGAACACATCTGGATATATGACGAAGCACAACGGGCGTGGGATGCAAAACAAGTGGAGGAAAAACGAGGTCATTCAACCTCAGAACCAGAAGATTTCCTGACCATTGGTGAACGGATGGATTCATGGGTGTTGATGATCGCCCTGATTGGAGAGGGGCAAGAGATACACCTTGGAGAAGAATCCGGCCTTCCCCAATGGAATGAAGCAATTGCAGAGATGGAAGGGTCATGGACAGTCCATTGCCCAACAAAAATCGCCTCCGTATTTCCTGATGCCACCGCGATACAGACAAATGAAGCGCTGGACCTGACCATCACCTTGCGGTCTCATCTCGCAGAAGATGTCTCAGAATGGATACAAAACGTATTAGATGGCGATTTCGTGCAGGCACGAGAGCTTGCAGACCGCATGTACGAACAGGGGTTTGATATGTACATCACGACGCAGCTGTCCTTGGCCACTGAATATGTGAAAGACCGATATATGGGTCAAAGTGAGAAGCGTTACGGCCTTCTTGCATCATCCAAAGCCAAAAATCTCCCCGATTATGGCATTCACAATGAATTCAATTATACCCGTACAATGAAAGTCGGGCCATGGTATAATGATCCACAGGATTCCCCACAATCATGCTGTGCACTCCACGATGTTGCCACCGAATTTTCGTGCCAGGGTCTGGAATTAGATTTCCCCATCGTCTGTTGGGGAAGTGATTTTTGCTGGGATGAGGACCAATCTCAATGGAAGAGTCCGAAAGTTACCCGGATGAATAAGGCACGTGACCCTCATCGGCTGAGGATGAACAGTTATCGGGTACTCCTCTCACGAGGGAGAGACGGATTCATTATTTTTGTTCCCCCGGAACAGAGGATGGCATCAACGTATCGTGCTTTGAAGGCAGCGGGTGTGCGGGAGATTCGAAATGAATATGCGGATGCTGTTGGGGTTGCTGTTTTGTCTGAATGA